A single genomic interval of Oncorhynchus mykiss isolate Arlee chromosome 13, USDA_OmykA_1.1, whole genome shotgun sequence harbors:
- the gh2 gene encoding somatotropin-2 precursor (The RefSeq protein has 3 substitutions compared to this genomic sequence) translates to MGQVFLLMPVLLVSCFLGQGAAMENQRLFNIAVNRVQHLHLLAQKMFNDFEGTLLPDERRQLNKIFLLDFCNSDSIVSPIDKQETQKSSVLKLLHISFRLIESWEYPSQTLIISNSLMVRNSNQISEKLSDLKVGINLLIKGSQDLALSLDDNDSQHLPPYGNYYQNLGGDGNVRRNYELLACFKKDMHKVETYLTVAKCRKSLEANCTL, encoded by the exons ATGGGACAAG TGTTTCTGCTGATGCCAGTCTTACTGGTCAGTTGTTTCCTGGGTCAAGGGGCGGCGATGGAAAACCAACGGCTCTTCAACATCGCGGTCAACCGGGTGCAACACCTCCACCTATTGGCTCAGAAAATGTTCAACGACTTT GAAGGCACCCTGTTGCCTGATGAACGCAGACAGCTGAACAAGATATTCCTGCTGGACTTCTGTAACTCTGACTCCATCGTGAGCCCAATCGACAAGCAGGAGACTCAGAAGAGTTCA gtCCTGAAGCTGCTCCATATCTCTTTCCGCCTGATTGAATCCTGGGAGTACCCTAGCCAGACCCTGACCATCTCCAACAGCCTAATGGTCAGAAACTCCAACCAGATCTCTGAGAAGCTCAGCGACCTCAAAGTGGGCATCAACCTGCTCATCAAG GGGAGCCAGGATGGCGTACTGAGCCTGGATGACAATGACTCTCAGCATCTGCCCCCCTACGGGAACTACTACCAGAACCTGGGGGGCGACGGCAACGTCAGGAGGAACTACGAGCTGTTGGCCTGCTTCAAGAAGGACATGCATAAG gTTGAGACCTACCTGACCGTCGCTAAGTGCAGGAAGTCACTGGAGGCCAACTGCACTCTGTAA